From the Patescibacteria group bacterium genome, one window contains:
- a CDS encoding Rrf2 family transcriptional regulator: protein MQFSKAAEYALLGLTHLASAEHSSASVGAIAREEKLSLYFLRNVFQKLRAGKLVIANQRSGYTLARSPEKISLQDVLAAVEHNLTLHACLAKKSAGCAHAAKCKIVLRLAKVQKNLNAELAKIKITDLI, encoded by the coding sequence ATGCAATTTTCCAAAGCTGCCGAATACGCGCTCCTCGGGCTCACCCATCTCGCGAGCGCCGAGCACTCGTCTGCGAGCGTCGGCGCGATTGCCCGGGAAGAAAAATTATCGCTCTATTTTTTACGCAATGTTTTTCAGAAATTGCGCGCCGGGAAACTCGTGATTGCGAATCAGCGCTCCGGCTACACGCTCGCCCGAAGTCCGGAAAAAATTTCACTCCAAGATGTACTCGCGGCAGTCGAGCACAATCTCACACTACACGCCTGCCTAGCTAAAAAATCGGCCGGCTGTGCGCATGCGGCTAAATGTAAAATCGTGCTCCGTCTCGCGAAAGTGCAAAAAAATCTCAACGCCGAACTGGCGAAGATTAAAATCACCGATTTAATTTAA